The nucleotide sequence CCGGTCGAGCCGTTCGCCGAGATCGGCGTGGCGGTGAAGAAAGAATCGCCGTTCGAGACGACCTTCTTCAGCGGCTATACCAACGGCGTGCACTGGTACATGGCGATGCCGTACGCGTTCGAGGAAGGCGGCTACGAGTTGTGGGTCTGCCCGTTCGCGCCCGGCGCGCCGGTCGTGACGGTCGATGCGAGTTTGAAGTTATTGCATGAACTGAAGAAGGACTAACCGCAGAGAGCGCAGAGGCCGCTGAGGAGAACCCTGTTTGCCGCTGCGTGCTCTGCGGTAAGAATGCTCGGCCCGCCACGCTGCGAGTCATCGCGCGTTCCCGTGCCGAAATGGCGTGCCACGCAATACGCGTCGATAGTTGAGCGGCCGACAGTCCGAGCATTACCAAAGCACAGGACGAGATCGACTATGATAATCCGCGACATTCGCTGCGCCGGCCTGCGCGGGGCCACCCCGGAAGGCGGCTGGAGCAACGAACTGCGCCCCGACGACTGCGTGCACACGCTGGTCGTCGTGCACACCGACGAAGGGCTAACCGGCGTTGGGAGCGTCTTCACCAACGACGCGCTTGCGCGCGCCGCGCTCGACGTGCTCGCGCCGCTCTATTTCGGCGAGAACGCGCTGGAGCCGGAGCGCGTCAGCGAAAAGCTGCACCAGCACATGTTCTGGCTCGGGCGCGGCGGCAGCATCACGCACACCGTCAGCGGCATCGACATCGCGCTGTGGGACATCCTCGGCCAGGCAACCGGCCAACCGGTCGGCCGCCTGCTGGGCGGGCGCTACCGCGAGCGCGTGCGCCCCTACGGCTCCATCCTGATGGACGAGCCGGAGCCGTTGCGGGAGCACATCCTGCAAGTCAAAGCCCAGGGCTTCCGCGCCGTCAAGATGGGCTGGGGCCCGTTCGGGCGGCACTCGCATCAGAAGGACGAGGCGATCGTGCGCGCCGCCCGCGACGCGCTCGGCCCGGACGGCGACTTGATGGTGGACGCCGGCGGCAGCGACGCGCACTGGACGAACGGCTACAAATGGGCGCGGCGCACCGCCGACATGCTGGCCGAATACAACGTATACTGGTTTGAGGAGGCGCTGCATCCGGACGCGCTCGACGACTACGTGCGGCTACGCGAGCATGCGCCCCTGCCGATCACCGGCGGCGAGGTGCTAACGCGGCGGCAGGCATTCCAGCCATGGCTAGAGGCGGGCGCGTTCGACATCGTCCAGCCCGACGTGACAAAGGTGGGCGGCATCAGCGAGGAACGGCGCATCGCGTGGATGGCGCAGGAGCACGGCGTGCGCTTCATCCCGCACGGTTGGAACACCGCCGTCGGGCTAGCTGCCGACCTGCACCTCGCCTCGGCTATCCCAGGCACCGACTTCGTCGAGTATCTCACCGGCTCGCCGTTCATCGACGACATCGTCGCCGAGCCGTGGACACTCGACGCCGACGGTATGCTCGCTATCCCGGACAAGCCGGGCCTCGGCCTGACGCTCGACTGGGACGCCGTCAAGCGCTACACGCGCGGCGAGAAGCTGCTGGACTAGAGAAAAACAATCCAACACAAAGACACGGAGACACAAAGAAGACTTCTTCTGGTTTGTTCCTTGGTGTCTTCGTGTCTTTGTGTTGAGATTTTTAATCTTGATCATGCGGGAGGCGGCAGTGTGTTCGTTCATCGAATCATATAAGGCTGACATCATCAGCCAGTATCGGGCGCAGAAAGAGATGGCCGACGCGGCGCTGGCACGTATCAGCGACCGCGCGTTCTTCGAGCGGCTCGGCACCGGCGACGACCACACCAACAGCGTGGCGATCCTCGTCAAGCATCTCGGCGGCAACCTGCGCTCGCGCTGGGCCGATTTCCTGACGACCGACGGCGAGAAACCCGACCGGTACCGCGAGCGCGAGTTCATCGCCGAGGCCGACGAGACGCGCGCCGGCATCATGCAGCGCTGGGAGATCGGCTGGCAGACGCTGTTCGACGCGCTCGCCAGCCTGTCGCCGGCGGACTTCGACCGCACGATCACGATTCGCGGCGAGCCGCACAGCATCGTGCAGGCACTGCACCGCAACCTGCTGCACGCCGCGCACCACATCGGCCAGATCGATCTGCTGGCCACACTGCTGCACGACCGCGGCGGCTAAGGCGCGCATGACGCTGCCGCAAACACTGCGCAGGGTGTGGCGGCGCGTGGAGCGCAACGCCGCGGGCGATCTCGCGCCCGGCGCGCGCGCCGCCCTGCGTGTCGAGTTGGCTGGCGGCATGCTCTACGGTTTGCTGAACGCAGCCGCGCAGTTCGTGCCGGTCGTGGTGCGGCGGCTCGGCGGCGGGCCGGAACTGATCGCGTCTTACGGCGCGGTCGGCTACATCTCGCTGATCATGGCCGGGCCGCTGGTGTTCTCGCTGCGGCCGCGCCGCGCGCTGCGGTTTGTCGTCCTGTGCTGGGTCGCGTCGCGCGGGCTGTTTCTGCTGACGGGGCTGAACGCGTCACTGGACGGGTTTCTGCTGGCCGTGCTCGGCTTCGCGCTGATCGAGTACATCCCCGGCCCGGCTTACGCGCGCATCGTGCAGAGGTTGTACCCGCCCGACCAGCGCGGCCGCGTCATGGCGCTGGTGCGCTTCGGCATGGCGCTGGCGATGGTCTGTGTCGCGCCGCTGATGGGCGGCCTGCTCGACCTGGGCGGCCCGCAGGCTTTGTACCCGCTGGCCGGGCTGGCCGGCATCGGCGCCGCGCTCGTGTACAGCCGCCTGCCGGTGGACGAGCGCACCGTGTCGTTCGAGCGGGCGTCGGCGCTGAGCTTCATCTGGCGCATCCCGCAGCGCGACCATCGCTACGCGCTGCACC is from Chloroflexota bacterium and encodes:
- a CDS encoding DUF1572 family protein — its product is MCSFIESYKADIISQYRAQKEMADAALARISDRAFFERLGTGDDHTNSVAILVKHLGGNLRSRWADFLTTDGEKPDRYREREFIAEADETRAGIMQRWEIGWQTLFDALASLSPADFDRTITIRGEPHSIVQALHRNLLHAAHHIGQIDLLATLLHDRGG
- a CDS encoding MFS transporter, with protein sequence MTLPQTLRRVWRRVERNAAGDLAPGARAALRVELAGGMLYGLLNAAAQFVPVVVRRLGGGPELIASYGAVGYISLIMAGPLVFSLRPRRALRFVVLCWVASRGLFLLTGLNASLDGFLLAVLGFALIEYIPGPAYARIVQRLYPPDQRGRVMALVRFGMALAMVCVAPLMGGLLDLGGPQALYPLAGLAGIGAALVYSRLPVDERTVSFERASALSFIWRIPQRDHRYALHLLGMIMFGIGGLMPSSLYPLMQVDRLHLSYTDLGILGLAQSAFWMLSYPYWGRQIDRRGGPYVLAISAALSAIVPLNYIWASNAWTLIPAFVASGLIAAGTDIGFLNAAIQLAEPSRVAEYVATQSLLMGVRGIVGLYVGVFLHAMGVPPEPIFVIGAALSIVALVMFRTVGRMTNTTSVGAGL
- a CDS encoding mandelate racemase/muconate lactonizing enzyme family protein, encoding MIIRDIRCAGLRGATPEGGWSNELRPDDCVHTLVVVHTDEGLTGVGSVFTNDALARAALDVLAPLYFGENALEPERVSEKLHQHMFWLGRGGSITHTVSGIDIALWDILGQATGQPVGRLLGGRYRERVRPYGSILMDEPEPLREHILQVKAQGFRAVKMGWGPFGRHSHQKDEAIVRAARDALGPDGDLMVDAGGSDAHWTNGYKWARRTADMLAEYNVYWFEEALHPDALDDYVRLREHAPLPITGGEVLTRRQAFQPWLEAGAFDIVQPDVTKVGGISEERRIAWMAQEHGVRFIPHGWNTAVGLAADLHLASAIPGTDFVEYLTGSPFIDDIVAEPWTLDADGMLAIPDKPGLGLTLDWDAVKRYTRGEKLLD